The following coding sequences lie in one Streptococcus suis genomic window:
- a CDS encoding CPBP family intramembrane metalloprotease produces MVIRYMRPVALSIALIILASISYLLATSLVLFSSSQFLQLAYLFSIMVGMPVGFILLPSMLTKRYQLCQELSEVKFSWKSFVLLAIAIFLVNFWFIQSDEYVNQFIIATCEEFLFRYLIYRILKSEYPTWLSMLVASLLFGVLLHMNYPLLDNLLIRTPLGLLFSVLATRFGLQYAIGGHWLYNLLVSRFPF; encoded by the coding sequence ATGGTAATTCGTTATATGAGACCAGTTGCCTTATCCATTGCTTTGATTATTTTAGCATCAATTTCTTATCTTCTGGCAACATCTTTGGTTTTATTTAGCTCCAGTCAATTTTTACAGCTAGCCTACCTATTTTCTATTATGGTTGGAATGCCAGTAGGGTTTATTCTACTTCCATCTATGTTAACCAAACGTTACCAGCTTTGTCAGGAGCTATCGGAAGTGAAGTTCAGTTGGAAAAGCTTCGTTTTGCTGGCTATTGCAATTTTCTTGGTCAATTTCTGGTTTATTCAGAGTGATGAGTATGTGAATCAATTTATTATTGCGACTTGTGAAGAATTCTTGTTCCGTTATCTTATCTATCGTATTCTAAAAAGTGAATACCCTACTTGGCTATCTATGTTGGTCGCTTCTCTCTTGTTTGGAGTTCTGCTACACATGAATTATCCCTTGCTGGATAATCTATTAATCCGAACTCCACTAGGTTTATTGTTCTCTGTGTTAGCTACTCGTTTTGGTTTGCAGTATGCTATCGGAGGACATTGGTTATACAATCTGTTAGTTTCGAGATTTCCATTTTAA
- a CDS encoding ABC transporter ATP-binding protein, which translates to MNKRLVGVLLKSLNKTMFLFGIVLSALGVGMGLFLPQFIGRLLDQTYLSNLLTRPELLAGFILFFVSVYAVQALSNYFIGRSGSNALKRLQQYIYESLLTTSVKDLDQYQSGDLASRLTNDMSVVLNFITVILPNFLMNGLMVMGSIYFLWTISPWLTGLSLFLLPMLSMVMIPMNQRLEGYYSAYQEGLGQVSSRISHKFTTIRLMKAFQGEKHEQREMGKSFQYLSQTFEKMIRLSAVQHALVSSLMTGFIILMLLIAGIEVTKGVMTMATLTTFVLYMMQLIDPVTDIAASLNELTEFHAVSKRLVELLELNKEEQEDTELVDAASIQLENVRFSYHTDPVLNGVSVRIPEGAHVAIVGPSGAGKSTIFSLLMKYYQDYQGEIRIGQQCLSDISTKEMRRLISFIPQDNTLFHGTIRENLLYGKNESVSEERIAYILKELGLSPLVAELEDGLDTRISENGTGLSEGQKQRFSIARALLLEHPIYLLDEATASLDTVTERVISKAIDRLTAGKTRLTIAHRLHTVREADAILVLDKNGQVADYGHHQQLVIRSHLYNDFLKNLPNAS; encoded by the coding sequence ATGAATAAAAGACTCGTCGGAGTGTTGTTGAAGTCGCTCAATAAAACGATGTTCTTGTTTGGGATAGTTCTGAGTGCACTTGGGGTTGGAATGGGTTTGTTCCTGCCCCAGTTTATTGGTAGGTTGCTAGATCAAACCTATTTGAGCAATCTATTAACACGGCCAGAATTGCTGGCAGGTTTCATCCTTTTCTTTGTATCGGTCTATGCAGTACAGGCTCTATCTAATTATTTCATAGGGCGTAGTGGTAGTAATGCACTCAAACGGTTGCAACAATATATTTATGAATCCTTGTTGACTACATCTGTAAAGGACTTGGATCAGTACCAATCAGGCGATCTTGCTAGTCGTTTGACCAATGATATGTCGGTTGTTCTGAACTTCATCACCGTTATTCTTCCAAATTTCTTGATGAATGGTTTGATGGTTATGGGGTCAATTTATTTTCTGTGGACCATCAGTCCGTGGCTCACGGGTCTTAGTCTCTTCTTGCTTCCTATGTTGTCAATGGTTATGATTCCAATGAATCAGCGGTTGGAGGGTTACTACTCTGCTTATCAAGAGGGATTAGGGCAGGTTTCTAGTAGAATTAGTCATAAATTTACAACGATTCGTTTGATGAAGGCATTTCAGGGAGAAAAGCATGAACAGCGAGAGATGGGCAAGTCTTTTCAGTATCTGTCACAAACCTTTGAGAAAATGATTAGACTGTCAGCGGTCCAACATGCCTTGGTTAGTAGCTTGATGACAGGATTTATTATCCTGATGTTACTTATAGCGGGGATAGAAGTAACCAAGGGAGTAATGACCATGGCTACCTTGACCACCTTTGTATTGTACATGATGCAATTGATTGATCCAGTAACAGATATTGCTGCTTCCCTAAATGAACTGACGGAGTTTCATGCAGTGTCTAAACGTTTGGTAGAATTGCTGGAACTGAATAAGGAAGAACAGGAAGATACAGAGTTGGTTGATGCTGCTAGTATCCAATTGGAAAATGTTCGGTTCTCCTATCATACAGATCCGGTTTTGAATGGAGTATCGGTTAGAATTCCTGAAGGAGCTCACGTGGCGATTGTTGGGCCAAGCGGAGCCGGAAAGTCAACGATTTTTTCTTTGCTGATGAAATACTATCAAGACTATCAAGGAGAGATTCGGATTGGTCAACAATGCTTAAGTGATATTTCAACCAAGGAGATGAGAAGGTTGATTTCCTTTATACCACAAGACAATACGCTCTTCCATGGAACGATTAGAGAAAATCTATTGTATGGAAAGAACGAGTCTGTGTCAGAAGAGCGTATTGCTTATATTCTCAAGGAGTTGGGATTGTCTCCTTTAGTAGCTGAGTTGGAAGATGGTTTAGATACTCGGATTTCAGAAAATGGGACAGGTTTGTCGGAAGGCCAAAAACAACGGTTTAGCATTGCGAGAGCCTTGCTGCTAGAACATCCGATTTATTTGTTAGATGAGGCGACAGCAAGTTTAGATACTGTCACAGAACGTGTCATTAGTAAAGCGATTGACCGGTTAACAGCTGGCAAAACAAGGCTAACCATTGCTCACCGTTTGCATACGGTGCGTGAAGCAGATGCTATTCTGGTCTTAGATAAAAACGGACAAGTGGCTGACTACGGTCATCACCAGCAGTTAGTGATACGAAGTCATTTGTATAATGATTTTCTAAAAAACTTACCAAATGCAAGTTAG
- a CDS encoding amino acid transporter, protein MNMFRSIFKSVIHRRDVALFYAFAGLPILVPILSKFLVGVKAEYTDNFLDFLGAALSTQDGIVLPTLLLSLIISAVFRDEIDSGILFLYKDLNRTRLFNAKIISLVVMYASYVLLTVLTSAIAYFGFLNTFGKVISNDWSNVQSTLLSIFATISINIIGVLLVAMVSIKAKSLQAVLAGVFWSLFTTTAPFLIGVRYVVPNGYAQMSFNQPLLAWSLVVAITIFYIVATYLKGRSNFEKLEF, encoded by the coding sequence ATGAATATGTTTCGGTCAATTTTTAAGTCGGTGATACATCGAAGGGATGTTGCTTTGTTCTATGCTTTTGCTGGTTTACCAATCTTAGTTCCTATACTGTCCAAATTTTTGGTAGGCGTAAAGGCTGAATATACGGATAATTTTTTAGATTTTCTAGGAGCAGCATTGTCAACACAGGATGGGATAGTGTTACCAACATTGTTGTTATCCTTGATAATTTCCGCAGTTTTTAGGGATGAGATTGATAGTGGCATTCTATTTTTATACAAAGATTTGAATAGAACCCGACTTTTTAATGCAAAAATCATTAGTTTAGTGGTGATGTATGCCTCTTATGTCCTTCTAACAGTGCTGACAAGTGCAATTGCCTATTTTGGTTTCTTGAATACTTTTGGAAAGGTAATATCGAATGATTGGAGTAATGTACAGTCCACTTTGCTATCTATTTTTGCAACAATCTCCATCAATATTATCGGTGTTTTATTGGTTGCCATGGTTTCTATTAAAGCCAAATCCTTACAGGCAGTTCTAGCAGGAGTTTTTTGGTCGCTATTTACAACAACTGCACCATTTCTGATTGGAGTTCGTTATGTCGTACCAAATGGCTATGCTCAGATGAGTTTTAATCAGCCACTGCTTGCATGGTCCTTGGTAGTAGCTATAACGATATTTTATATTGTTGCTACCTATCTTAAAGGTCGTTCGAACTTTGAAAAGTTGGAATTTTAG
- a CDS encoding Holliday junction branch migration DNA helicase RuvB translates to MTNRILDMEQMQDEEYVERTLRPQKLNEYIGQDKVKDQLKIFIEAAKLRDEALDHTLLFGPPGLGKTTMAFVIANELGVNIKQTSGPVIEKAGDLVALLNDLEPGDVLFIDEIHRMPMAVEEILYSAMEDFYIDIMIGAGEASRSVHLELPPFTLIGATTRAGMLSNPLRARFGITGHMEYYELADLTEIVERTADIFDMEITHEAAIELARRSRGTPRIANRLLKRVRDFAQIMGDGLIDDTITDKALTMLDVDREGLDYVDQKILRTMIEMYGGGPVGLNTLSVNIAEERETVEDMYEPYLIQQGFLMRTRTGRVATAKAYEHLGYPYTEK, encoded by the coding sequence ATGACAAATCGAATTTTAGATATGGAACAAATGCAGGACGAGGAGTATGTTGAGCGTACCCTGCGTCCACAGAAATTAAATGAATACATCGGTCAGGACAAGGTTAAGGACCAGCTGAAAATCTTTATCGAAGCAGCCAAGCTCCGTGATGAAGCCTTGGATCATACGCTTCTTTTTGGCCCTCCAGGTTTGGGAAAGACCACCATGGCCTTTGTTATTGCCAACGAATTGGGGGTCAACATTAAGCAGACCAGTGGTCCTGTTATTGAAAAAGCAGGTGACTTGGTGGCCCTTCTCAACGACTTGGAGCCTGGCGACGTCCTTTTTATCGATGAAATCCACCGTATGCCCATGGCGGTCGAGGAAATTCTCTACTCTGCTATGGAGGATTTCTACATCGACATTATGATTGGAGCAGGGGAGGCCAGTCGCTCCGTGCATTTGGAGTTGCCACCTTTTACTCTGATTGGAGCGACCACTCGTGCGGGTATGCTGTCCAATCCTCTGCGGGCCCGTTTTGGTATTACCGGTCACATGGAATACTATGAACTGGCTGATTTGACGGAGATTGTCGAGCGGACAGCGGATATCTTTGATATGGAGATTACTCATGAAGCCGCTATCGAGCTGGCTCGTCGGTCTCGTGGAACTCCCCGTATCGCCAACCGTCTGCTCAAGCGGGTGCGGGATTTCGCACAGATTATGGGTGACGGCCTGATTGACGACACCATTACGGATAAGGCCTTGACTATGTTGGATGTGGACCGCGAGGGGCTGGACTATGTGGACCAGAAGATTCTCCGTACCATGATTGAGATGTACGGTGGCGGTCCTGTCGGTCTCAACACCCTGTCGGTTAATATCGCCGAGGAGCGTGAGACGGTGGAGGACATGTACGAGCCTTACCTGATTCAGCAGGGCTTCCTCATGCGGACACGGACGGGGCGGGTTGCTACAGCCAAGGCCTACGAGCACTTGGGTTATCCCTATACGGAAAAATAA
- a CDS encoding ABC transporter ATP-binding protein, with the protein MLKINHLSKQFAGNEFYSLKDVSLEINKGEIVGLIGKNGAGKSTLMKLMAKSLKPSSGTITYKGTDIFSQDNLLADFGIMIDPVFYPEMTVMDNLKFYLDLHGKKDLYPNIEKTLKLVELWEARNRKPKGFSFGMKQRTALAIALVAEPDFLILDEPFVGLDPIGVQKLIDILKQWSSERQISMLISSHQLGELEALCSRYVYIESGELAEAFEGKSHPSVLVQLDTTKNLDSVEALLNDHVVLEGEVLEISTATPTSELNQIFGVLARQELIVKLEVKENHLKEIFTKG; encoded by the coding sequence ATGCTTAAAATCAATCATTTATCAAAACAGTTTGCAGGAAACGAATTTTACTCACTAAAAGATGTGAGTTTGGAGATCAATAAGGGCGAGATAGTTGGTCTGATTGGGAAAAACGGAGCTGGAAAATCCACACTCATGAAACTAATGGCTAAGTCCCTAAAACCAAGTTCGGGAACCATTACATATAAGGGTACGGATATTTTTAGTCAGGATAATTTGTTAGCAGACTTTGGAATTATGATCGATCCAGTCTTCTATCCAGAAATGACTGTTATGGACAACCTCAAGTTTTATTTGGACTTGCATGGGAAAAAAGACCTCTATCCAAATATTGAGAAGACTTTGAAATTGGTAGAATTATGGGAAGCTCGCAATCGGAAACCCAAGGGATTCTCGTTTGGTATGAAACAACGGACTGCTTTGGCGATTGCCTTGGTTGCGGAGCCAGATTTCCTTATCTTAGATGAGCCTTTTGTGGGCTTGGACCCGATTGGTGTTCAGAAATTGATTGATATCTTGAAGCAGTGGTCTAGTGAGCGACAAATTTCCATGCTGATTTCGAGTCACCAACTAGGTGAGTTGGAGGCCTTGTGCAGCCGCTATGTCTATATCGAATCGGGAGAATTGGCAGAGGCTTTTGAAGGCAAATCTCATCCAAGTGTGCTCGTGCAGTTGGACACAACTAAAAACCTAGATTCTGTAGAGGCTTTGCTCAATGACCATGTGGTGCTAGAGGGGGAAGTGCTAGAGATTTCCACTGCCACGCCTACAAGTGAGCTAAATCAGATTTTTGGTGTGTTGGCTCGTCAAGAATTGATTGTGAAATTAGAAGTGAAAGAGAATCACTTGAAAGAAATCTTTACGAAAGGGTAG
- a CDS encoding transposase, protein MGRKFSLKKKLTYPVETETITYKRKKAKGVRQAIFSQFTPEIVHHELQGEDCTCPDCHGQLKEIGSTVQRQELVFIPAQLKRIDHVQHAYKCQACSQKNLSDKIIKAPIPKAPLAHSLGSASIIAHTIHQKFNLKVPNYRQEEDWNKLGLPISRKEIANWHIKSSQYYFEPIYNLLHEKLLEQPILHADETSYKVLENDSQLTFYWTFLSGKHEKKGITLYHHDKRRSGLVVEEVLGDYAGYVHCDMWSAYRQLDKAQLVGCWAHVRRKFFEATPKKTDKTSLGAKGLAYCDRLFALENDWTDLSTEERLHKRQTELAPLMDEFFDWCRNQAVLPGSKLGTAIEYSLKYETTFRTVLSDGDLVLSNNMAERAMKTLVMGRKNWLFSQSFEGAKSTAIILSLLETAKRHGLDAEKYMTYLLEHLPNEETLAKKEVLEAYLPWAENIQEKCK, encoded by the coding sequence TTGGGGAGGAAATTCTCCCTGAAGAAGAAGCTGACTTACCCAGTTGAAACAGAAACGATTACCTATAAACGCAAGAAAGCTAAGGGAGTTCGTCAGGCTATTTTCAGCCAATTCACTCCAGAGATAGTGCATCACGAATTGCAAGGCGAAGATTGTACCTGTCCAGACTGTCATGGTCAATTAAAGGAGATTGGTTCAACTGTTCAACGACAAGAGTTGGTCTTCATTCCTGCACAATTAAAGCGGATTGACCATGTTCAACACGCATACAAGTGTCAGGCATGTAGTCAGAAGAATCTGAGCGATAAGATTATCAAGGCTCCCATTCCTAAGGCACCTTTGGCACACAGCTTGGGTTCAGCCTCTATCATTGCCCACACCATTCACCAGAAGTTCAATCTGAAGGTGCCCAATTACCGTCAGGAAGAGGATTGGAACAAGCTCGGTCTGCCCATCAGTCGCAAGGAAATAGCCAATTGGCACATCAAGTCTAGTCAGTATTATTTCGAACCGATTTATAACCTGTTGCACGAGAAATTGTTGGAGCAGCCTATTCTCCATGCGGATGAAACCTCCTACAAGGTCTTAGAAAATGATAGCCAGTTGACCTTCTACTGGACTTTCTTGTCTGGGAAGCATGAGAAAAAGGGCATCACCCTCTATCATCATGACAAACGACGGAGTGGCTTGGTTGTGGAGGAAGTTCTTGGGGACTATGCGGGCTATGTACATTGTGACATGTGGTCAGCCTATCGGCAGTTAGACAAGGCTCAGCTGGTTGGCTGTTGGGCTCATGTCAGAAGAAAATTCTTTGAGGCGACTCCTAAGAAGACAGACAAGACTTCTTTAGGAGCCAAGGGCTTAGCCTATTGCGACCGCCTGTTTGCCTTGGAGAATGACTGGACTGACTTGTCTACTGAGGAGCGGCTGCATAAACGGCAGACAGAGTTGGCTCCCTTGATGGACGAGTTCTTTGATTGGTGTCGCAATCAGGCTGTCTTGCCAGGTTCCAAATTGGGCACTGCAATAGAGTATAGCCTCAAATACGAAACCACCTTCCGAACCGTTCTCTCGGATGGCGATTTAGTCCTGTCCAACAATATGGCTGAGAGGGCTATGAAGACCTTGGTGATGGGACGTAAAAATTGGCTGTTCTCTCAAAGCTTTGAGGGGGCCAAGTCGACAGCTATCATTTTGAGTCTTTTAGAAACTGCTAAACGACACGGTCTTGATGCAGAGAAATATATGACCTATCTTCTAGAACACTTACCTAACGAAGAGACGCTCGCAAAAAAAGAAGTTCTGGAGGCTTATTTACCATGGGCTGAAAATATTCAAGAAAAGTGCAAATAG
- a CDS encoding adenylosuccinate lyase, producing the protein MINRYSRPEMAAIWSEENKYKAWLEVEILADEAWAELGEIPKEDVALIREKATFDIDRILEIEEETRHDVVAFTRAVSESLGEERKWVHYGLTSTDVVDTAYGYLYKQANDIIRRDLENFTTIIADKAREHKYTIMMGRTHGVHAEPTTFGLKLATWYSEMKRNMGRFDVAAKGVEAGKISGAVGNFANIPPFVEEYVCGKLGIRPQEISTQVLPRDLHAEYFSALALIATSIERMATEIRGLQKSEQREVEEYFAKGQKGSSAMPHKRNPIGSENMTGLARVVRGHLVTAFENVALWHERDISHSSAERIITPDTTILINYMLNRFGNIVKNLTVFPENMKRNMESTFGLIYSQRVMLSLIEKGMTREEAYDLVQPKTAQSWDNQVDFKPLLEADERVTAKLSQEEIDELFNPDYYAKRVDDIFERLGL; encoded by the coding sequence ATGATCAATCGTTATTCCCGTCCAGAGATGGCGGCTATTTGGAGTGAAGAGAACAAGTACAAGGCTTGGTTGGAGGTGGAAATCCTCGCTGATGAGGCCTGGGCTGAGTTGGGTGAGATTCCCAAAGAAGATGTGGCCTTGATTCGTGAGAAGGCGACTTTTGACATCGACCGCATTTTAGAGATTGAAGAGGAAACCCGTCACGATGTGGTGGCCTTCACACGTGCGGTTTCGGAAAGTCTTGGTGAGGAACGCAAGTGGGTCCACTATGGTCTGACTTCGACCGATGTGGTAGATACGGCTTACGGCTACCTCTACAAGCAGGCCAACGACATCATCCGTCGCGACCTTGAAAACTTTACCACTATCATCGCCGACAAGGCGCGTGAACACAAGTACACCATCATGATGGGGCGGACCCACGGTGTCCATGCGGAGCCAACGACCTTCGGTCTTAAATTGGCGACTTGGTATAGCGAAATGAAACGCAACATGGGGCGTTTCGATGTAGCGGCCAAGGGTGTCGAGGCTGGTAAAATTTCAGGAGCGGTTGGAAACTTTGCTAACATTCCTCCATTTGTGGAAGAGTATGTTTGTGGTAAATTGGGCATTCGTCCGCAGGAAATTTCTACCCAGGTCCTTCCTCGTGACCTCCACGCAGAATATTTCTCAGCCCTAGCCTTGATTGCAACGTCTATCGAGCGTATGGCGACAGAAATCCGTGGGCTACAAAAATCTGAACAACGTGAAGTCGAAGAGTATTTCGCCAAAGGCCAAAAAGGCAGCTCTGCTATGCCCCATAAACGTAACCCTATCGGCTCTGAAAATATGACCGGTCTGGCTCGCGTGGTGCGTGGTCACTTGGTGACGGCTTTTGAGAATGTGGCTCTCTGGCACGAACGTGATATTTCCCACTCGTCAGCGGAGCGGATTATCACGCCGGATACGACTATCCTCATCAACTATATGCTCAACCGTTTTGGCAATATCGTTAAGAACTTGACGGTCTTCCCTGAAAATATGAAACGCAATATGGAGTCAACCTTTGGCTTGATTTACAGCCAGCGTGTCATGCTCAGTTTGATTGAAAAAGGCATGACCCGTGAGGAAGCCTATGATTTGGTGCAACCAAAAACAGCACAGTCTTGGGATAATCAAGTGGACTTCAAGCCCCTTCTCGAAGCGGATGAGCGCGTGACTGCTAAACTCAGCCAGGAAGAAATCGATGAACTCTTCAACCCAGACTACTATGCTAAGCGGGTAGATGATATCTTTGAACGACTTGGATTATAA
- a CDS encoding 5-(carboxyamino)imidazole ribonucleotide synthase: MISSKTIGIIGGGQLGQMMAISAIYMGHKVITLDPAADCPASKVSEVIVAPYHDVAALKQLAERCDVLTYEFENVDADGLDAVIKDGQLPQGTDLLRISQNRIFEKDFLAKKAGVQVAPYKVVTSSLDLEGLDLSKNYVLKTATGGYDGHGQKVIREEADLVEASQLANSAECVLEEFVHFDLEISVLVSGNGSDYTVFPVQENIHRNNILYKTIVPARISDELAEKAKNMALQIADKLHLAGTLCVEMFVAGQEILVNEIAPRPHNSGHYSIEACDFSQFDTHIRGILGEPLPSIRLLSPAVMINVLGQDMEAVQTFLQENPSAHLHLYGKIEAKHNRKMGHVTVLGEDVDGVEEF; the protein is encoded by the coding sequence ATGATCTCATCTAAGACAATCGGAATTATCGGCGGCGGTCAGCTGGGGCAGATGATGGCTATTTCCGCCATTTACATGGGGCACAAGGTGATCACGCTGGATCCTGCGGCGGACTGCCCAGCCTCCAAGGTCAGCGAGGTTATCGTCGCTCCCTATCACGATGTGGCAGCCCTCAAGCAGTTGGCGGAGCGGTGCGATGTCCTGACCTACGAGTTTGAAAATGTCGATGCCGACGGACTGGACGCGGTCATCAAGGACGGCCAGCTCCCTCAAGGGACAGATCTCCTCCGCATTTCTCAAAACCGTATTTTTGAGAAGGATTTTTTGGCAAAAAAAGCTGGCGTGCAAGTCGCCCCCTACAAAGTCGTCACATCTAGCCTAGACCTAGAAGGTCTGGACCTCAGCAAAAACTACGTTTTGAAGACAGCCACTGGGGGCTATGATGGACATGGCCAGAAGGTCATTCGAGAAGAGGCGGACTTGGTAGAGGCTAGTCAGTTAGCTAACTCTGCCGAGTGTGTTTTGGAAGAGTTTGTGCATTTCGACCTAGAAATCTCCGTCCTTGTATCTGGCAACGGCTCCGACTATACCGTCTTTCCTGTGCAGGAAAATATCCACCGCAATAATATTCTTTACAAGACCATTGTGCCTGCCCGTATTTCAGATGAACTTGCTGAAAAAGCCAAAAACATGGCCCTGCAAATCGCAGATAAGCTCCATTTGGCAGGCACCCTCTGTGTTGAAATGTTTGTGGCAGGGCAAGAAATTCTTGTGAATGAAATTGCCCCTCGTCCTCATAATTCAGGGCATTATTCTATTGAAGCCTGTGATTTTTCACAGTTTGACACCCATATTCGAGGCATTCTAGGGGAGCCTCTGCCCTCTATCCGCCTGCTTTCTCCAGCCGTCATGATTAACGTCCTCGGACAAGATATGGAAGCAGTCCAAACCTTTCTTCAAGAAAACCCTAGCGCCCACCTCCACCTCTATGGTAAAATAGAAGCAAAACACAACCGCAAGATGGGACACGTGACGGTGTTGGGGGAAGACGTTGATGGTGTGGAGGAGTTTTAG
- the purE gene encoding 5-(carboxyamino)imidazole ribonucleotide mutase: protein MNIPISIIMGSSSDWKTMKKAADVLDKFGVAYEKKVVSAHRTPDLMFRHAEEARGRGIKVIIAGAGGAAHLPGMVAAKTTLPVIGVPVQSRALSGVDSLYSIVQMPGGVPVATMAIGEAGATNAALTALRILSIEDENIAAQLTDFAKEQENIAEAMTDDLI, encoded by the coding sequence ATGAACATTCCAATTTCCATCATCATGGGGTCTAGTTCCGACTGGAAAACCATGAAAAAAGCAGCCGATGTGCTGGACAAATTTGGCGTAGCCTACGAAAAGAAAGTGGTCTCTGCCCACCGCACCCCAGACCTCATGTTCCGTCACGCCGAAGAGGCGCGTGGTCGTGGCATCAAGGTTATTATCGCAGGAGCGGGTGGTGCGGCTCATTTGCCAGGTATGGTGGCAGCTAAGACAACCTTGCCTGTTATCGGTGTCCCTGTCCAATCTCGTGCCCTCAGCGGTGTGGATTCGCTCTATTCTATCGTGCAGATGCCGGGTGGCGTCCCTGTTGCGACTATGGCGATCGGCGAAGCAGGTGCCACCAACGCAGCCTTGACCGCTCTTCGCATTCTCTCCATTGAGGATGAAAACATTGCAGCTCAGCTGACAGACTTTGCCAAGGAACAAGAAAACATTGCGGAGGCGATGACAGATGATCTCATCTAA
- a CDS encoding HAD family hydrolase — protein MTPTFIWDLDGTLLDSYEAILAGIQETYEQYKLPYDREEVKQFILRYSVKDLLVRDADKYGLDSDELNCVRATSLKEKNTQIPLMAGAREILDWTAEKGIQNFVYTHKSDNAFQVLEDLGVRHHFTEILTSDSGFARKPSPEALLFLIDKYGLDRENTYYIGDRLLDVETAVNAGIHSINLQIDGVEQNWKIEHLVDIKEKFKV, from the coding sequence ATGACACCGACATTTATTTGGGATTTGGATGGAACGCTCTTGGATTCTTATGAGGCGATATTGGCTGGAATCCAAGAAACCTATGAACAATACAAACTTCCTTATGACCGTGAGGAAGTCAAACAATTTATACTGCGCTATTCTGTCAAGGACTTGCTGGTGCGCGATGCAGACAAATACGGTCTGGATAGCGATGAACTCAATTGCGTGCGTGCAACCTCCCTGAAGGAGAAAAATACGCAAATTCCCTTGATGGCTGGTGCGCGTGAAATTCTGGACTGGACAGCAGAGAAAGGAATTCAAAATTTTGTTTATACACACAAGAGTGACAATGCTTTTCAGGTTTTGGAGGATTTGGGTGTTCGTCACCATTTCACAGAAATCTTGACCAGCGATTCTGGTTTTGCTCGCAAACCAAGTCCAGAAGCTCTGCTATTTCTCATAGACAAATACGGACTGGATAGGGAAAATACCTACTATATCGGCGACCGTCTGCTCGATGTAGAGACTGCTGTTAATGCGGGGATTCATAGCATCAACCTGCAAATTGATGGTGTGGAGCAGAATTGGAAGATTGAACATTTGGTGGATATTAAGGAAAAGTTTAAAGTGTAG
- a CDS encoding transposase: protein MSSLEKIIETQSKTIDMMANELTLLREQIEYLRQKLYGKSSEKVVYQPGQLSLFGEEILPEEEADLPS, encoded by the coding sequence ATGTCATCACTAGAAAAAATTATTGAAACACAGTCAAAAACGATAGATATGATGGCTAATGAACTTACCCTCCTTCGTGAACAGATTGAGTATCTGAGACAGAAACTCTACGGAAAATCATCAGAGAAGGTTGTGTATCAACCCGGTCAGCTGAGCTTGTTTGGGGAGGAAATTCTCCCTGAAGAAGAAGCTGACTTACCCAGTTGA